The following proteins are encoded in a genomic region of Takifugu rubripes chromosome 21, fTakRub1.2, whole genome shotgun sequence:
- the ccl19l1 gene encoding c-C motif chemokine 13-like precursor, protein MASRAAALLLLALVCIEFAAAEVVLDCCKTKTSKFFPLQRIQSYRIQDSGTGCDIDATVFVTKNGRHLCVSHPSEEKWVKKHIDALEKRKQKQAEVQVE, encoded by the exons ATGGCCTCCCGggctgcagcgctgctcctcctggctCTCGTCTGCATTGAGTTTGCAGCAG ctgaagttGTGCTGGACTGCTGTAAGACCAAAACCTCCAAATTCTTCCCACTTCAGAGAATCCAAAGCTACAGGATTCAGGATTCTGGGACCGGCTGTGACATCGACGCTACTGT CTTTGTGACAAAGAATGGACGCCACCTGTGTGTCTCCCATCCCAGTGAAGAGAAGTGGGTGAAGAAACACATTGATGCTCTGgagaagaggaaacagaaacaggctgaggtTCAG GTGGagtga
- the LOC101077134 gene encoding C-C motif chemokine 13 encodes MASRAAALLLLALVCIEFAAAEVVLDCCKTKTSKFFPLQRIQSYRIQDSGTGCDIDATVFVTKNGRHLCVSHPSEEKWVKKHIDALEKRKQK; translated from the exons ATGGCCTCCCGggctgcagcgctgctcctcctggctCTCGTCTGCATTGAGTTTGCAGCAG ctgaagttGTGCTGGACTGCTGTAAGACCAAAACCTCCAAATTCTTCCCACTTCAGAGAATCCAAAGCTACAGGATTCAGGATTCTGGGACCGGCTGTGACATCGACGCTACTGT CTTTGTGACAAAGAATGGACGCCACCTGTGTGTCTCCCATCCCAGTGAAGAGAAGTGGGTGAAGAAACACATTGATGCTCTGgagaagaggaaacagaaataG